One genomic segment of Gemmatimonadota bacterium includes these proteins:
- a CDS encoding 6,7-dimethyl-8-ribityllumazine synthase — protein sequence MAEFIGEPAGAGHRVVIVAARFNSHVTEKLVEGAFDACVRHGVKFEDVDIIWVPGAWELPPAVMKALQTDQYTAVVALGAVVRGDTPHFDFVAGEASRGLALLQGEYGVPVGFGLLTCDTMEQAEARAGGAHGNKGWDSALAALEMADLFGRLDNAAGADE from the coding sequence ATGGCCGAGTTCATCGGGGAGCCGGCGGGCGCGGGCCATCGCGTGGTGATCGTCGCCGCGCGCTTCAACTCGCACGTCACGGAGAAGCTCGTCGAAGGCGCGTTCGACGCCTGCGTGCGGCACGGCGTGAAGTTCGAGGACGTTGACATCATCTGGGTGCCCGGGGCGTGGGAGCTGCCGCCGGCCGTGATGAAGGCGCTGCAGACGGACCAGTACACCGCCGTCGTCGCGCTCGGCGCGGTGGTGCGGGGCGACACGCCGCACTTCGACTTCGTGGCCGGCGAGGCCTCGCGCGGACTGGCGCTGCTGCAGGGCGAGTACGGCGTGCCCGTCGGCTTCGGTCTGCTCACCTGCGACACGATGGAGCAGGCCGAGGCGCGCGCCGGCGGCGCGCACGGCAACAAGGGCTGGGACTCCGCGCTCGCCGCGCTCGAGATGGCCGACCTCTTCGGTCGGCTCGACAACGCCGCCGGGGCGGACGAGTAA
- the nusB gene encoding transcription antitermination factor NusB → MAVRLETRGRSRALQALYAWDVRGTPPDLARIAMLVWDDLAIQPDERSFALALIQLVAAERGEIDRELSDVTTNWRLDRLGHIERSVLRLAAAELMQGGTPPRVVIQECVRLAERFGTAHSARFVNGVIDALARRMGRLS, encoded by the coding sequence ATGGCCGTGCGTCTGGAGACCCGCGGGCGCTCGCGCGCCCTGCAGGCGCTGTACGCCTGGGACGTGCGAGGGACGCCGCCCGACCTCGCGCGCATCGCGATGCTCGTCTGGGACGATCTCGCGATCCAGCCCGACGAGCGATCCTTCGCGCTCGCGCTGATCCAGCTCGTCGCCGCCGAGCGGGGCGAGATCGACCGCGAGTTGAGCGACGTGACCACCAACTGGCGTCTCGACCGGCTCGGGCACATCGAGCGGTCGGTGCTCCGACTGGCCGCCGCCGAGCTGATGCAGGGCGGCACACCGCCGCGCGTCGTCATCCAGGAGTGCGTGCGGCTCGCCGAGCGCTTCGGGACGGCGCACAGCGCGCGGTTCGTCAACGGCGTGATCGATGCGCTCGCGCGACGGATGGGCCGCCTGTCGTGA
- a CDS encoding glycosyltransferase family 4 protein gives MRICAVNWQDIENPLGGGAETHLHEILERLAAWGHEVVLLCGGWPDCPPRVTRKGIEIHRVGTRQTFALHARRYWERHLKQRHFDVLFEDINKMPLFTTRWGGAQRVVVVVPHLFGGAAFQELNAVLASAVWLSERPIPWMYRGVPFQAISESTGDDLVARGIARDRVVVIPPGVSHEHYTPDASVRSPTPVFSYLGRLKKYKGVDLVIRAFAQVQRRDAVLEIAGAGDFRPALEALARSLDLTERVRFLGFVSETEKLALLRRSWAVALASPKEGWGLTNVEAEACGTPVVASDSPGIRESVRHGETGFLVPHGDVAALAAAMDRLAGSPALVEEMGGRARAFAETFTWDRCARETEAHLLRVLNPGG, from the coding sequence GTGAGGATCTGCGCGGTCAACTGGCAGGACATCGAGAATCCCCTCGGCGGCGGCGCGGAGACGCACCTGCACGAGATCCTCGAGCGGCTCGCCGCCTGGGGACACGAGGTCGTGCTCCTCTGCGGCGGATGGCCGGACTGCCCGCCGCGCGTCACGCGGAAGGGCATCGAGATCCATCGCGTGGGGACGCGCCAGACCTTCGCGCTGCACGCGCGGCGCTACTGGGAGCGGCACCTCAAGCAGCGGCACTTCGATGTGCTCTTCGAGGACATCAACAAGATGCCGCTCTTCACCACGCGGTGGGGCGGGGCGCAGCGCGTGGTGGTCGTGGTCCCGCATCTCTTCGGCGGCGCGGCCTTCCAGGAACTGAACGCCGTGCTGGCGTCCGCGGTCTGGCTCTCCGAGCGCCCCATCCCCTGGATGTACCGCGGCGTTCCATTCCAGGCGATCAGCGAGAGCACCGGCGACGACCTCGTCGCGCGCGGCATCGCGCGCGATCGTGTGGTGGTGATCCCCCCCGGCGTGTCCCACGAGCACTACACACCGGATGCCTCGGTCCGGTCGCCCACGCCGGTCTTCTCGTATCTGGGGCGGCTCAAGAAGTACAAGGGGGTCGACCTGGTCATCCGCGCCTTCGCGCAGGTGCAGCGGCGGGATGCGGTCCTCGAGATCGCCGGGGCGGGGGACTTCCGTCCCGCGCTCGAGGCGCTCGCGCGTTCGCTTGACCTGACCGAGCGCGTGCGTTTCCTTGGCTTTGTGAGCGAGACGGAGAAGCTCGCGCTGCTGCGCCGCTCCTGGGCGGTCGCGCTCGCCTCTCCGAAGGAAGGGTGGGGCCTGACGAACGTCGAGGCGGAGGCCTGCGGGACGCCGGTCGTCGCGTCGGATTCGCCGGGCATCCGCGAGTCGGTGCGTCACGGCGAGACGGGCTTCCTCGTCCCGCACGGGGACGTCGCCGCACTCGCGGCCGCGATGGACCGCCTCGCCGGGTCCCCGGCGCTGGTGGAGGAGATGGGGGGACGCGCCCGCGCGTTCGCCGAGACGTTCACGTGGGATCGCTGCGCCCGCGAGACCGAGGCGCACCTGCTCCGCGTGCTCAACCCGGGAGGGTGA
- a CDS encoding HPF/RaiA family ribosome-associated protein, which produces MDVHFHAHHAEVSAHMRKRAEREVRRAAQRIPRVVEAIVRFEQDGTVRRVSVTLRAPQHHDLVASGEGRWFGPSLALALARIRTQAAREKRALPKGRARELARARSRA; this is translated from the coding sequence ATGGACGTGCATTTCCATGCGCATCACGCCGAGGTGTCCGCGCACATGCGCAAGCGCGCCGAGCGAGAGGTCCGGCGCGCGGCGCAGCGGATCCCGCGCGTGGTCGAGGCGATCGTCCGCTTCGAACAGGACGGGACGGTGCGACGGGTGAGCGTGACGCTCCGCGCGCCCCAGCACCACGACCTCGTCGCCAGCGGCGAGGGACGGTGGTTCGGACCGTCGCTCGCGCTCGCCCTTGCGCGCATCCGCACGCAGGCCGCGCGCGAGAAGCGGGCGCTCCCGAAGGGCCGGGCGCGCGAACTCGCGCGCGCCCGTTCCCGCGCCTGA
- the hprK gene encoding HPr(Ser) kinase/phosphatase, translating into MAPLTVGAFYERTKDLLELSMLGSPEGFTREVPSSDASGPGLVLAGYTGRFVPSRIQVLGETEVSYLRSLDDTERARILATFLGYPIPCVMVTKGLELPAGMDEAAKQAGVSILVSALKTAEFYNRITPFLLDAFAPQTSLHGSLADVYGVGLLFTGASGIGKSECVLDLVERGHRLVADDLVITRRKGADVLIGSGHPLQRHYMEIRGIGLIDVRSIFGVRSVRQQKRIEVVVVLQEWKEGMAVERTGLEMEQTTILGVDIPKITVPLNPGKNITVIAEVIAMNHLMRYSGHDPAQAFNERLKGHMREKKADVQRYLLDDDE; encoded by the coding sequence ATGGCCCCGCTGACCGTCGGCGCGTTCTACGAGCGCACCAAGGACCTGCTCGAGCTCTCCATGCTCGGCAGTCCCGAGGGCTTCACGCGCGAGGTGCCGTCGTCCGACGCGTCGGGCCCCGGCCTCGTCCTCGCCGGCTACACCGGTCGCTTCGTCCCCTCGCGCATCCAGGTGCTCGGCGAGACGGAGGTCAGCTATCTCCGGTCGCTCGACGACACCGAGCGCGCGCGGATCCTCGCCACCTTCCTTGGCTATCCCATCCCGTGCGTGATGGTGACCAAGGGGCTGGAGCTCCCGGCGGGCATGGACGAGGCGGCGAAGCAGGCGGGCGTCTCGATCCTCGTCTCGGCGCTCAAGACGGCGGAGTTCTACAACCGCATCACGCCGTTCCTCCTCGACGCGTTCGCCCCGCAGACCTCGCTGCATGGCTCGCTCGCCGACGTCTACGGCGTGGGACTCCTCTTCACCGGGGCGAGCGGCATCGGCAAGTCCGAGTGCGTGCTCGACCTCGTCGAGCGCGGCCATCGCCTCGTCGCCGACGATCTCGTGATCACGCGCCGCAAGGGGGCGGACGTCCTCATCGGCTCCGGGCACCCGCTCCAGCGCCACTACATGGAGATCCGCGGCATCGGCCTCATCGACGTGCGCTCGATCTTCGGGGTGCGGTCGGTGCGGCAGCAGAAGCGCATCGAGGTCGTGGTCGTCCTCCAGGAGTGGAAGGAGGGCATGGCGGTGGAGCGTACCGGGCTCGAGATGGAGCAGACGACGATCCTCGGGGTCGATATCCCGAAGATCACGGTGCCACTCAATCCCGGGAAGAACATCACGGTGATCGCGGAGGTGATCGCGATGAACCACCTGATGCGCTACAGCGGGCATGATCCGGCGCAGGCCTTCAACGAGCGCCTCAAGGGGCACATGCGCGAGAAGAAGGCCGATGTGCAGCGCTATCTCCTCGATGACGACGAGTGA
- a CDS encoding PTS sugar transporter subunit IIB, whose product MTLELFRIDDRLIHGQVVVGWGQPCTLGFFVLVDDDVAASEWEQELYRMGVPPEMDLHFESVASAAARLAEYRRDPRPGMLLTGDIATMQRLVAAAPGIRAVMVGGIHHKPGRAPRLRYVFLTADEEQRLRDLAAAGVTVTAQDVPQAAALPLDDLLRGDGSG is encoded by the coding sequence GTGACGCTTGAGCTCTTCCGCATCGATGACCGCCTGATCCACGGACAGGTCGTCGTCGGCTGGGGACAGCCGTGCACGCTCGGCTTCTTCGTCCTCGTGGACGATGACGTCGCCGCGTCGGAGTGGGAGCAGGAGCTCTACCGGATGGGGGTGCCGCCGGAGATGGACCTCCACTTCGAGTCGGTGGCGAGCGCCGCGGCGCGTCTGGCGGAGTACCGGCGGGATCCCCGCCCGGGCATGCTCCTCACGGGAGACATCGCGACGATGCAGCGGCTCGTCGCCGCGGCGCCCGGCATCCGGGCGGTGATGGTCGGCGGGATCCACCACAAGCCGGGACGCGCGCCGCGGCTCCGGTATGTCTTCCTGACGGCAGATGAGGAGCAGCGGCTGCGCGACCTCGCGGCCGCGGGCGTGACCGTCACCGCGCAGGACGTGCCGCAAGCCGCGGCGCTCCCGCTCGACGACCTCCTCCGCGGCGATGGGTCCGGCTGA
- a CDS encoding PTS sugar transporter subunit IIC: MSLADLLQLLPLAVLGAVLGLDVVSFPQAMLSRPVVAATLAGALIGEPGRGLLMGVALEFFALESMPFGASRYPEWGSASVVGGVLFAQVPEGTPSAMSVAALAALVTAGIGGWTMVMLRRWNAHWARKQQDRIARGSGSAVVALQLFGMSSDLLRGGLLTLLALVAFVPIHQAATATVRVSPVLSRAVVVAIASAVGLAAVWKVVHGTTGARWYLLGGLAIGFGLAGSML; this comes from the coding sequence ATGTCCCTCGCCGACCTCCTCCAGCTGCTGCCGCTCGCCGTCCTCGGCGCCGTGCTCGGCCTCGACGTCGTGAGCTTCCCGCAGGCGATGCTCTCGCGCCCGGTCGTCGCGGCGACGCTCGCGGGCGCGCTCATCGGCGAGCCGGGTCGGGGGCTGCTCATGGGGGTCGCGCTCGAGTTCTTCGCCCTCGAGTCGATGCCGTTCGGGGCCTCGCGCTACCCCGAGTGGGGCTCCGCCTCCGTGGTCGGCGGCGTGCTCTTCGCTCAGGTGCCTGAGGGCACCCCGTCGGCGATGAGCGTCGCCGCCCTCGCGGCGCTCGTCACCGCCGGGATCGGCGGATGGACGATGGTGATGCTGCGGCGGTGGAACGCGCACTGGGCCCGCAAACAGCAGGACCGCATCGCCCGCGGGTCGGGCAGCGCGGTCGTCGCGCTCCAGCTCTTCGGGATGTCGTCGGACCTGCTCCGCGGCGGCCTCCTCACGCTCCTCGCCCTCGTCGCGTTCGTCCCCATCCATCAGGCCGCGACCGCGACGGTGCGGGTCTCGCCGGTGCTGAGTCGGGCGGTCGTCGTCGCCATCGCCTCGGCGGTCGGACTTGCCGCGGTCTGGAAGGTCGTGCACGGGACCACCGGGGCACGCTGGTACCTGCTCGGCGGACTTGCGATCGGCT